A genomic stretch from Lathyrus oleraceus cultivar Zhongwan6 chromosome 2, CAAS_Psat_ZW6_1.0, whole genome shotgun sequence includes:
- the LOC127123580 gene encoding pentatricopeptide repeat-containing protein At2g13600, translated as MNWHFGVQIHAYTIRSGYEDNLFLSTTLVDFYAKCFCIVDVRKIFRAMKVHDQVSWTSLIVGFSANKLGKEAFFLFKEMLGTRIMPNYFTLTSVVNACVGENKVVNCCPSLHVHVVKRGFDTSNFVISSLVDCYASCGRIDDAVLLFNETSEKDTVIYNTMISGYCRNLYSEDALKLFVEMRGKNMSPTDHTVSSILSACSRLAVLVEGKQVHSLVIKMGFENVFVDSTMIDMYSKGGDNDEARRVLHQTSWKNTVLLTSMIMGYAQCGRGVEALGFFDYLLTEQKLIPDHVCFSAVLSACSHAGFICWCKP; from the coding sequence ATGAATTGGCATTTTGGCGTACAAATCCATGCATATACGATTCGATCAGGATATGAAGATAATTTGTTCCTTAGTACTACGCTTGTTGATTTCTATGCAAAATGTTTTTGCATTGTGGATGTAAGGAAGATATTTAGAGCCATGAAAGTGCACGATCAAGTATCATGGACTTCACTTATTGTTGGATTTTCAGCAAATAAATTAGGAAAAGAGGCGTTCTTCTTGTTTAAAGAGATGTTAGGAACTCGTATTATGCCTAATTATTTTACCTTGACTAGTGTCGTTAATGCTTGCGTGGGGGAAAATAAAGTCGTTAATTGTTGTCCAAGTCTTCATGTTCATGTTGTCAAACGAGGATTTGATACTAGCAATTTTGTGATTAGTTCATTAGTTGATTGTTATGCGAGTTGTGGACGGATTGATGATGCTGTGTTGTTATTTAATGAAACTAGTGAGAAGGATACTGTTATATACAATACAATGATCTCTGGATACTGTCGAAATCTGTACAGCGAAGATGCACTGAAACTATTTGTGGAAATGCGGGGGAAAAATATGAGTCCTACGGATCATACTGTATCTTCGATTTTAAGTGCTTGCAGCCGTCTCGCAGTGCTTGTAGAAGGAAAACAAGTGCATTCTCTGGTTATTAAAATGGGTTTTGAGAATGTGTTTGTGGACAGTACTATGATTGATATGTATTCAAAGGGTGGCGACAATGATGAGGCTCGACGTGTGTTGCATCAGACTTCTTGGAAGAACACTGTGTTGTTGACATCCATGATCATGGGTTATGCTCAATGTGGAAGAGGTGTAGAGGCTTTGGGATTTTTTGATTATTTATTAACCGAGCAGAAGTTAATTCCTGATCATGTCTGCTTTAGTGCTGTCTTATCAGCTTGTAGTCATGCAGGATTtatttgttggtgtaagccctag